The Acidimicrobiales bacterium DNA window GGGTAGCAGGCGACCCCGGCCGAGGCGGTCTGCTTCCACTCCGGAGGAAGCGCGTCGGCACACGCCGCGGGGGTGGAGTCGATGATCCGCTGGGCGAGCGCCTCGCCGGCCCGCTGGTCGAGACCGGGGCAGACGATGAGGAACTCCTCGCCGCCGATTCGGTTGACGGTGTCGTAGGCGCGCACCATCTGCTGCAGGTGGGCGGCGAAGCGGGTAAGGACCTTGTCGCCCACGTCGTGGCCGTGGGTGTCGTTCACCTTCTTGAAGTGGTCGAGGTCGAGATAGACGACGCCCACGCGGTCGTCGGTCTGCTCGGCCAGGCCGATCGCCGCCGCGAGGGAGCGCAGCGCCCGCCGGCGGTTGCCGATCCCGGTGAGCGGGTCGGTCTCCGCCTGGTCGCGCAGCTGCTGACGCTCCTCGGCCTTGCCGAGGGCGACCGAGATGAGGTGGACGATCTCGCCGAGAGTGTCGTTGTCGCCCGGCTGGTTCGTGGTCGCCCAGCGGATCGCCACGCCGACGGAGCCGCCCGGCACGCCGATGTGCTCGGGGGGCTCGAGCGGAGAGGCGCCCGCGGTCAGCGAGACCGCGCCGCCAATCGCCAGGTGGGCGATCTCGAGGCGGGCGCCGAGCGCGTTCGGCAACGAGGCGAGGGCACTCACCAGCTGGGTCAGGTCCTCGGTCGTCGGTTGGTCCGACAGCAGTTCGACGAGGTGGATCGTCTGCGCGATGGCCGCCTGGCGGCGGAGGCGCTCCGCCTCGACGAGCGCTCCGAGGCTGGAGGAGACCTGCTCCGCGATCTGGCGGATGAACTCCGGCGGGGAGAGGTGCTCGACCTCCGGCACGACGACGAGCTCGCCCGCCGGCTCGTCGTCGAAGAGGAGCTGCTGACGGCAACCCTCGGGGACCTCCGCGAGCTCCTGGCCGTAATAGGTGGAGATCGGCGGGACGTCGCTCACGGTGATCGCCACCCAGCACGCGCGGCTCGGGACGAACTGGGTGATGATCCCGACGACGAGCCCCGCGTAGGAAGCGAGGTCGATG harbors:
- a CDS encoding GGDEF domain-containing protein; the encoded protein is MSDIRTIGRGQARQLQEFRSSEESRLLARLAQTECLLDLAKLPGLRIDLASYAGLVVGIITQFVPSRACWVAITVSDVPPISTYYGQELAEVPEGCRQQLLFDDEPAGELVVVPEVEHLSPPEFIRQIAEQVSSSLGALVEAERLRRQAAIAQTIHLVELLSDQPTTEDLTQLVSALASLPNALGARLEIAHLAIGGAVSLTAGASPLEPPEHIGVPGGSVGVAIRWATTNQPGDNDTLGEIVHLISVALGKAEERQQLRDQAETDPLTGIGNRRRALRSLAAAIGLAEQTDDRVGVVYLDLDHFKKVNDTHGHDVGDKVLTRFAAHLQQMVRAYDTVNRIGGEEFLIVCPGLDQRAGEALAQRIIDSTPAACADALPPEWKQTASAGVACYPTVATYSEGLLQAADRALYRAKNSGRDQVQVATSSEVEKAS